Proteins from a genomic interval of Oncorhynchus nerka isolate Pitt River linkage group LG13, Oner_Uvic_2.0, whole genome shotgun sequence:
- the LOC135574690 gene encoding zinc finger protein 239-like, with amino-acid sequence MSSLNFSPPVKGEVCWTEKEALGLNIVVKEEKEEEDVTVKQEVEGEAVTVKDEEDTFRVKEEDDDVTVKEEKYAFRVKEEMDVTVKEEKKEDEVFEVKKEGEITVTLKDEEVEIDLINTRETQDYCGSSGEPQHHDAEEGEKSLSRSEHLKKHQQRPTGKKSHCCSDCGKIFNSSSDLKMHQRIHTGEKPYSCDQCGNSFTQLGSLIVHRRGHTGEKPYSCDQCGKSFTTSSSRTTHQRTHTGEKPYGCDQCGKSFTHLNSMIVHQWGHTGEKPYTCDQCGKSFTTSNYLTVHQRTHTGEKPFGCDHCGKSFIRLQSLKSHQRIHTGEKPFGCDQCGKRYYDKRSLIKHQKIHEGVVS; translated from the exons atgagctcactaaacttctcccctcctgttaaaggagaggtctgctggacggagaaagaagctctggggctgaacattgtcgtgaaagaggagaaggaagaggaagatgtcacagtaaaacaagaagtagagggtgaggctgtcACAGTGAAAGATGAGGAAGACAcgttcagagtgaaagaagaggatgacgatgttactgtgaaagaagagAAATACGcattcagagtgaaagaggagatgGATGTAACTGTGAAAGAAGAGAAAAAGGAGGATGAAGTTTTTGAAGTAAAGAAGGAaggggagattactgtcacattgAAGGATGAAGAGGTGGAGATagatctgattaacacca gagagacacaggactactgtggatcctctggggagcctcaacatcATGATgctgaagagggagagaagagtctctccagatcagaacacctcaagaaacaccagcagagacccacagggaagaaatctcactgctgctctgactgtgggaaaatATTCAACAGTTCATCAGACCTTAAAATGCATCAAAGaattcacactggagagaaaccttacagctgtgatcaatgtgggaataGTTTTACTCAGCTAGGCAGCCTGATAGTACACCGGCGgggacacacaggagagaaaccttatagttgtgatcaatgtgggaagagttttactacatctagctCTCGAActacacaccagagaacacacactggagagaaaccttatggctgtgatcaatgtgggaagagttttactcatcTAAACAGCATGATAGTACACCAGTGgggacacacaggagagaaaccttatacctgtgatcaatgtgggaagagttttactacatctaaCTATCTAactgtacaccagagaacacacacaggagagaaaccttttggCTGTGAtcactgtgggaagagttttattcGGCTACAATCCCTGAaatcacaccagagaatacacactggagaaAAACCTTttggctgtgatcaatgtgggaagagatactatgataaaagatctctgattaaacatcagaaaatacatgaaGGAGTTGTTTCATGA